The Streptomyces sp. NBC_00435 nucleotide sequence GAGTTCCGCGACCGGATCATCGCCGTGATCGGGACCGACCTCAACGGCTACAGCCTGGAGGACGCTGCGATCGACTACCTGGAGCAGACCCCGCTGAACCAGCTCGACAGCGCGAACATCCTCGACGCCCAGGGCATCCGGAAGATCACCGAGCTGACCGCCATCGAGCACGTGCGCACCAACGAGTTCCAGCGCACGGAGGAGAAGGAGATCACCCGGCAGAACGTCGACGCCCGCGAGGCGATCCTCGAGCTGGAACGCCGCCAGGCGGACGCCGAGATCAGGCAGCGGCGCGAGATCGAGACCGTACGGGCCAAGGAGGAGGCGGAGACCGCCAAGGTCGTCGAGGAGGAACGGCTGCGCGCCCAGAGCGCCTTCCTCCGGACCGAGGAGCAACTCGGCGTCCAGCGCGAGAACCAGGCGCGCGAGGTGGCGGTCGCCGCGAAGAACCGCGAGCGGGTCATCGCCGTCGAGAGCGAGCGCATCGAGAAGGACCGGCAGCTGGAGGTCATCGCCCGGGAGCGGGAGACGCAGCTGACGCGGATCGCTGCCGACAAGGAGGTCGAGACCGAGAAGCGGGACATCGCCGAGGTCGTACGCGAGCGGATCGCGGTGGACCGCACGGTCGCCGAGCAGGAGGAGTCGATCAAGAAGCTGCGTGCCGTGGAGGAGGCCGAACGCCACCGCCAGACGGTTGTCATCGCCGCCGAGGCGGAGGCACAGGAGCTCCTCGTCAAGGACATCAAGGCCGCCGAGGCGGCGGAGGCCGCGGCCGTGCACCGGGCCGCCGAGCAGCTCACCCTGGCCGAGGCCCGGGTGAAGACCGCCGACCTCGACGCCCGGGCGAAGCTCCGCCTCGCGGAGGGTGTCCAGGCGGAGGCGGCGGCGCCCGGGCTGGCCGCCGTACAGGTCCGGGAGAAGGAAGCCGACGCGATCGAGAAGACCGGGCTGGCGGAAGCACACGCCACCGAGGCCCGGCTGAAGGCGCACGCCGAAGGCACCCGGGCGCAGGCGGGCGCGGACGCGGCGATGATCGGCGAGAAGCTGAAGGCGGAGGCCGCGGGTCTGACGGAGAAGGCCGCCGCGATGGCCGCACTGGACGAGGCTTCCCGCGGACACGAGGAGTTCCGGCTGCGACTGGCGGCCGAGAAGGAAATCCGGCTGGCCGGTCTCGACGTCCAGCGGCAGGTCGCCGAGGCCCAGGCCATGGTGGTCGCGGCCGGGCTGGAGAAGGCCGACATCAACATCGTCGGCGGCGACTCCGTCTTCTTCGACCGGCTCGTCTCCTCCATCTCGCTCGGCAAGGGCATAGACGCCTTCGTCCAGCACTCCGACACCGCGCAGGCGCTCGCGAAGCCGTGGCTGGACGGCACGGCCGACTTCACGCAGGACGTCACGCGGGTCCTCGGCTCGGTCTCGACCTCCGACGTGCAGAACCTGACCGTGTCCGCGCTGCTGATGAAGCTGATGCAGGGCGGCGGCGCCCAGGCCGGGCAGCTCGGCGAGTTGCTGGAGAAGGCGGGGCAGTTGGGCCTGGCCGACGTGCCCATCGCGAGGTTGGACGCCGGCCTGAACGGCGCGGGTAAGTCCTGACCCGGATTCCTCACACCTCCGCTGGGCCCGGGCCGCCGCGTATCCCCCGGCGGCCCCGGCCCAGTGCACCGCCCGAGCACGCCGAAGACCCCGTACGCAGCCGCAGGGAGCCGCATCATGACCAGCACGTCCTCCATGGACGCGGGCACCTACGAGGTGCTGCGCGACCGGCTCGCCGCGCAGGCTGGTGAGCTGGCCCGGCGGACCGAGGCACTCAACACCCGCCGGGCCGAAGAGTTCGGCTCCACCGGGCTGACCCTCGAAGCCACCGAGCGCATCCGCACCGAGCACAACTGCAGCCCGCGCGACATCGTGGCAGTCGGGGACCGCCTGCTCTTCGGCCACCACGCTTCCACCCCCGGGCTGAAGCCCGAGACCGACGTGGCCGACGTCTTCGCCCTGCACGGCCGCAACCTTGAGCGGCTGCCCGAGAGCGCTGTTCCCGGTCTGCTCGACGACCCTTCCTTCCTACGGGAGTTCGAGGCCCTCCACCGCTACTACCGTGCGACCCGCCTGCTCCAGCTCCGCCTCGTCGACGGGAAGCTGCTGGCCGTCTTCCGGACCGGCGAGACGAGCGAGGACATCCGGGTCCTGCGCTGGGCCTTGGAGGACGACGGATCGGTGACGTTCCTGGACGGCCGGGGCGAGCGCGATCACGTCCTTCCGCCCTCCCATGACTTCGAGTGGACCGCGACGACCCGCGAGGACCACGTCTTGGGCCGCCACCCGCACGTGTCCGTCGGCGCCGAGGTCTTCATCTCCACGGTCGGCGGCACGCTCACCGTCAAGACGGAGGACGACACCGAGACGGGCGAGGGGATCCACTCCGAACCCGTCGACGAACCGCTCCAGTCCCTCGCCGACGCGGAAGTCGAGTACGCGCGCCTAGAGCCGCTGATCCTGCTGCGCGTGCGCCCCTACAAGGAGGAAGCCCGGCGCCACCTGGTCTTCAACACCGTGACCAGGACCGTCGTACGCCTCGACGGCATCGGACGGGCCGCCCGCCGGCTGCCCGAGGACCGGGGAATCGTCTTCCCCGGCGGCTACTGCCTGGCCTCCGGCGCCTCCAAGACCTTCGACACCCCCACCGAAGGGCTGGAGTACGAGCGGACGGTGCGCTCCCCCAACGGTGAGGACGTGCTGTACGTCTTCCACGCCCGGTCGGAGGGACACAGCCTGCTGCTCCCGTACAACCTCATCCGCAAGGAGATCGCCACCCCCATCTTCTGCAACGGCCACGCCCTCTTCGACGACGGCGGACTGCTGGTGCTGCGCGCCGGCTCCGACGAGCCCGCCCGCGTGCACCCGGTCCAGCGCTGGAGCTCCCCGTACGTCTCCGACACCTACGCCGCATCCCGGCCGGTCGGCACCGGAGCGCTGGCCCGCGTCGGGAACGCCGACCTCGTCCGCGGCATCTCGGACTGCCTGTCCGTCGCCGCCACGGCTTCCGGAACGACCCGGACCACCGCCGGGTACGAGACCCTGGTCGCCGCCTGTAACCGGGCCGCCGACCAGTACCACTGGCTGGAGGCCCCCGACCTCGGGGACCTGCTCACCCCCCTGCGTGACGTCCGTGCCACCGCCGAACAGGTGCTGGCCGAGTTCGAGACCGTACAGACCCTGGCCCGGCAGGCCGCGGACGCCTTGGCCGACTCAGCCGAGCGGACCGCCTCACTCGTACGGCGCCTGCGCGGCGAGGCCCCCCGCAGCACCGGCGACTGGGTGGACCGCCTGACCGAACTGCGCCGTGCGCACGGGCACCTCCTCACCCTCAAGGAGCTGCGGTACGCGGACATGGACCGGATCAACGAACTGGCCGCCGTGACCGAGGCGGACATCGCCTCCTTCGCCGGCCGGGCCGTGGCCTTCCTCGCGCGCGAGGACGCCTTCGCCGGCTACCACGAGGAGACCGGCCGGCTCACCGCCGAGGCCTCCGCGATCACCACCACCGCCGAGGCGGCTCCCCTCACCTCCCTCCTCGACGGACAGAGCGAAAGCCTGGAAATCGTCACCGAGGTCGTCGCGGGCCTCGACATCGGCGACCCCACCGTCCGCACGTCGATCCTGGAGCGGATCGCAAAGGTACTGGGCGGCGTCAACCGGGCCCGCGCCACCCTCGAAGCCCGCCGCCGGGAGCTGCGCGCGCACGAGGGACGGGCCGAGTTCGCCGCCGAAACCGCCCTGCTCGGCCAGGCGGTCACTGGGGCGCTCGCCGTCGCGGACAGCCCGGAGGCGTGCGACGAACAGCTGTCACGGCTCCTGCTGCGGCTGGAGAACCTGGAGTCGCGGTTCGCGGAGAACGACGGATTCCTCGCCGAGCTGGCGGCCAAGCGCACCGAGGTTTACGACGCGTTCTCCGCCCGCAAGCAGACCCTGCAGGACGCCCGAGCCCGTCGCGCCGAGCAGCTGGCCGACTCCGCCGCCCGTGTCCTGGAGACCGTCGCCCGCCGGGCCGCCACCCTCGCCGACACCGACGCGGTCAGCACCTTCTTCGCCTCCGACCCGATGGTCGCCAAGGTCCGCCGCACGGCCACCGAACTGCGGGAGCTGGGCGAGGGGACCCGCGCCGAAGAACTCGACGGCCGGATCAAGGCCGCACGGCAGGAGGCCGGCCGGGCCCTGCGCGACCGCGCCGAGCTCTACGCGGACGGCGGCAAGACGGTCCGGCTCGGCCGCCACCGCTTCGCGGTCAACACCCAGCCGCTGGACCTCACCCTGGTCCCGCACGGCGACACCCTTGCCTTCGCCCTCACCGGCACCGACTACCGCTCCCTGGTCACCGATGCCGAGTTCGCGGCCACCCGCGCCTACTGGGGTCAGTCGCTGCCCTCCGAGAACGCCGATGTCTACCGCGCCGAGTACCTCGCCGCACGCCTGCTCGCCGAGCACGGGCCGGCCGTCCTCGCGGAGGCCGACCTCCCGGCCCTCGTCCGGCGCGCCGCCGAAGCCGCGTACGACGAGGGCTACGAGCGCGGGGTCCACGACCACGACGCCACCGTCATCCTGACCGTCCTGCTGCGCCTGCACGAGTCGGCGGGCCTGCTGCGCTACCCGCCCGAGGCCCGCGCCGAGGCGCAGCTATTCTGGGCCCACCGCACGACCGTCGAGGAGCGGGCCACCTGGACCCGCCGTGCCACCTCGCTCGCCCGTATCCGGGAGGCCTTCGGAGCGCCGCCCGCGATCGCCGAATTCCGGGCCGAACTGGCAGCCGCCATCGAAGGCCCCAGCAGCGCCTCGGCCGCCGAGTACCTCTTCGAGGAACTGGCCGACGGCCGGAGCGGCTTCGTCACCAGCACCGGCGCCCGCACCCTGCTGGAGAAGTTCCGGCGGGCGGTCGGCACATCCGCCTTCGACGAGGACCTCGCCGCGCTGCCCGCCCTGGCTGACCAGCGCCAGCTCGCTGAGGCCTGGCTCGCCTCGTACGCCGCCGCGACCGGAGAACCCCTCGCCCCCGGGGACCTCGCAGAGGCCGTGGCCGTCGAGCTCTGCCCGCACCTCGACCGCTACGAGTCGGACGCCGCCTTGACCGGGACCGCCGAGGGCCTCCTCGGCCACCACCCGCGCGTCACCGGCCGGTCCCTCACCGTACGAATCGACGAACTCCTCTCCCGGACAAGGGAGTTCTTCACCACCGTCGTGCCAGGCTTTCGCGACTACCAGCACCGACGCGCAGCTCTGGTCACCGCCGAGCGCGCACGGCTCCGACTGGACGACTACCAGCCCCGAGTCATGTCCTCCTTCGTCCGGGGCCGCCTGCTCGACGAGGTGTTCCTGCCCCTTATCGGCGACAACCTCGCCAAGCAGCTCGGCACCACCGGGGAGACCAAGCGGACGGACAACAACGGCCTGCTGCTACTCATCTCCCCGCCCGGCTACGGCAAGACGACCCTCGTGGAGTACGTGGCCGACCGCCTCGGCCTGGTCCTGGTCAAGGTGGACGGCCCGGCGCTCGGACACACGGTCACCTCGCTCGACCCCACCGAAGCGCCGAGCGCCACCGCGCGCCGGGAAGTCGAAAAGATCAACTTTGCGCTGGAGGCAGGGAACAACACCCTGCTGTACCTCGACGACATCCAGCACACCTCGCCGGAACTGCTCCAGCAGTTCATCTCACTGTGCGACGCCACCCGCCGCATGGAAGGCGTCCGGAACGGCGAGGCGCGCACCTACAACCTGCGCGGCAAGCGGTTCGCCGTCTGCATGACCGGCAACCCGTACACCGAATCCGGCCACCGCTTCCGCATACCCAACATGCTCGCCAACCGCGCCGACGTCTGGAACCTCGGCGACGTCCTGACCGGCAAGGAGGCGGCCTTCGCCACCAGCTTCGTCGAGAACGCCCTCACCTCCAACCCGGTCCTCGCCCCGCTCGCCGGCCGCGACCGCGCCGACCTCGACCTGTTGCTGCGCCTGGCCGCAGCCGACCCTGCGGCCGGCGCCGACCGGTTGGCCCACCCGTACGCCCCCGCCGAGCTGGAGCGGATACTCGCGGTGCTGCGGCACCTGCTGACCGCGCGGGACACCGTCCTCGCCGTGAACGCCGCCTACATCGCCTCCGCCGCCCAGAGCGAGGAAGCCCGCACCGAGCCGCCCTTCCTGCTCCAGGGCTCGTACCGCAACATGAACAAGATCGCCGCCCGGATCGACCCTGTCATGAACGACGCCGAGCTGGCCACGGTGATCGAGGACCACTACACCAGCGAGGCCCAGACCCTCACCACAGGCGCCGAGGCCAACCTCCTCAAGCTCACCGAACTCCGCTCCCCCCTCACGGCGGAACAGTCCGCACGCTGGACCGCGATCAAGACCGCCCACGTACGCGCACAGACCCTCGGCGGCCCCGACAGCGATCCGCTCACCCGCGCGGTCGCCGCCCTCGGCCTCCTGGCGGACCGCGTCGCCTCCGTCGAGTCCGCCATCACCCGTGCCGCCGACCCCCGCCACGCCGTCGCCAACCCGGCGGCCCGGCATGCGGCCCCTCACCGCCAGACCCCGTGACGGGCCCGGCGCGCGGGCGACTGCTCGGCGCGGGACAGTGAATCCGTGACGTACGACGAAGGTCTCACCCAACGGATCCGCGAGCGGCTCGGCGAGCGGCCCGAACTCGCCGAGAAGCGGATGTTCGGCGGCCTCGCCTTCCTGCTGCACGGAAACATGACGGTGTGCGTGTCCGGTGACGAGCTCACCGTCCGCGTGGGCCCCGAAGGAACGGAACAGGCCCTCGCCCGCCCCGAGGCTCGCCCCATGGACTTCACAGGCCGCCCGATGCGGGGCTGGGTGACCGTGAGCGGCCCCGCCCTGGCAGACGATGCCGTCCTGGACCACTGGATCACGACGGCCACCGCCTTCGCCGCCACCCTTCCGCCCAAG carries:
- a CDS encoding SPFH domain-containing protein produces the protein MDAISLGIGVLVAVVLLIALALLLVVSRLFRKVEQGKALIVSKMRKVDVTFTGQVVLPVLHKAEVMDISVKTIDITRTGRDGLICQDNIRADIRISFFVRVNKTVEDVIKVAQAIGTQRASDKDTLQELFNAKFSEALKTVGKQLDFADLYTKRDEFRDRIIAVIGTDLNGYSLEDAAIDYLEQTPLNQLDSANILDAQGIRKITELTAIEHVRTNEFQRTEEKEITRQNVDAREAILELERRQADAEIRQRREIETVRAKEEAETAKVVEEERLRAQSAFLRTEEQLGVQRENQAREVAVAAKNRERVIAVESERIEKDRQLEVIARERETQLTRIAADKEVETEKRDIAEVVRERIAVDRTVAEQEESIKKLRAVEEAERHRQTVVIAAEAEAQELLVKDIKAAEAAEAAAVHRAAEQLTLAEARVKTADLDARAKLRLAEGVQAEAAAPGLAAVQVREKEADAIEKTGLAEAHATEARLKAHAEGTRAQAGADAAMIGEKLKAEAAGLTEKAAAMAALDEASRGHEEFRLRLAAEKEIRLAGLDVQRQVAEAQAMVVAAGLEKADINIVGGDSVFFDRLVSSISLGKGIDAFVQHSDTAQALAKPWLDGTADFTQDVTRVLGSVSTSDVQNLTVSALLMKLMQGGGAQAGQLGELLEKAGQLGLADVPIARLDAGLNGAGKS
- a CDS encoding DNA repair ATPase encodes the protein MTSTSSMDAGTYEVLRDRLAAQAGELARRTEALNTRRAEEFGSTGLTLEATERIRTEHNCSPRDIVAVGDRLLFGHHASTPGLKPETDVADVFALHGRNLERLPESAVPGLLDDPSFLREFEALHRYYRATRLLQLRLVDGKLLAVFRTGETSEDIRVLRWALEDDGSVTFLDGRGERDHVLPPSHDFEWTATTREDHVLGRHPHVSVGAEVFISTVGGTLTVKTEDDTETGEGIHSEPVDEPLQSLADAEVEYARLEPLILLRVRPYKEEARRHLVFNTVTRTVVRLDGIGRAARRLPEDRGIVFPGGYCLASGASKTFDTPTEGLEYERTVRSPNGEDVLYVFHARSEGHSLLLPYNLIRKEIATPIFCNGHALFDDGGLLVLRAGSDEPARVHPVQRWSSPYVSDTYAASRPVGTGALARVGNADLVRGISDCLSVAATASGTTRTTAGYETLVAACNRAADQYHWLEAPDLGDLLTPLRDVRATAEQVLAEFETVQTLARQAADALADSAERTASLVRRLRGEAPRSTGDWVDRLTELRRAHGHLLTLKELRYADMDRINELAAVTEADIASFAGRAVAFLAREDAFAGYHEETGRLTAEASAITTTAEAAPLTSLLDGQSESLEIVTEVVAGLDIGDPTVRTSILERIAKVLGGVNRARATLEARRRELRAHEGRAEFAAETALLGQAVTGALAVADSPEACDEQLSRLLLRLENLESRFAENDGFLAELAAKRTEVYDAFSARKQTLQDARARRAEQLADSAARVLETVARRAATLADTDAVSTFFASDPMVAKVRRTATELRELGEGTRAEELDGRIKAARQEAGRALRDRAELYADGGKTVRLGRHRFAVNTQPLDLTLVPHGDTLAFALTGTDYRSLVTDAEFAATRAYWGQSLPSENADVYRAEYLAARLLAEHGPAVLAEADLPALVRRAAEAAYDEGYERGVHDHDATVILTVLLRLHESAGLLRYPPEARAEAQLFWAHRTTVEERATWTRRATSLARIREAFGAPPAIAEFRAELAAAIEGPSSASAAEYLFEELADGRSGFVTSTGARTLLEKFRRAVGTSAFDEDLAALPALADQRQLAEAWLASYAAATGEPLAPGDLAEAVAVELCPHLDRYESDAALTGTAEGLLGHHPRVTGRSLTVRIDELLSRTREFFTTVVPGFRDYQHRRAALVTAERARLRLDDYQPRVMSSFVRGRLLDEVFLPLIGDNLAKQLGTTGETKRTDNNGLLLLISPPGYGKTTLVEYVADRLGLVLVKVDGPALGHTVTSLDPTEAPSATARREVEKINFALEAGNNTLLYLDDIQHTSPELLQQFISLCDATRRMEGVRNGEARTYNLRGKRFAVCMTGNPYTESGHRFRIPNMLANRADVWNLGDVLTGKEAAFATSFVENALTSNPVLAPLAGRDRADLDLLLRLAAADPAAGADRLAHPYAPAELERILAVLRHLLTARDTVLAVNAAYIASAAQSEEARTEPPFLLQGSYRNMNKIAARIDPVMNDAELATVIEDHYTSEAQTLTTGAEANLLKLTELRSPLTAEQSARWTAIKTAHVRAQTLGGPDSDPLTRAVAALGLLADRVASVESAITRAADPRHAVANPAARHAAPHRQTP
- a CDS encoding TfoX/Sxy family protein; the encoded protein is MTYDEGLTQRIRERLGERPELAEKRMFGGLAFLLHGNMTVCVSGDELTVRVGPEGTEQALARPEARPMDFTGRPMRGWVTVSGPALADDAVLDHWITTATAFAATLPPK